A genomic segment from Nematostella vectensis chromosome 6, jaNemVect1.1, whole genome shotgun sequence encodes:
- the LOC116619435 gene encoding transcription factor SOX-10 — translation MAATPTTNDQAIAVNGPENPGEVKIEKVEQPKTSDQNFNWKLSTTDGVLVQSNAVHSTLGDPESSNEVNSVVVSDCPQIDASLNVSGLPVKTQIMPGPYSEVQLPKKDPKVKRPMNSFMVWAQSARRKLAEQYPHVHNAELSKMLGKLWRMLSAAEKQPYVDEAARLDKRHKEDHPDYKYRPRRRQKSLKRAYGQPPRVVTNWAIQHAQDHFKTQVNGTTAPITSPNTPTVLTQQVNTAQALPQTVNTAAGTLTYAPLGSVTGFVPGGSMIIRPTFVTTTGAPVSIGSGATVAIPQGVTVQAIRPPSMTVTVASSLGTPTYAIPISQYANAPILVATGMNNLIPSTLVASTEHNAEKANEAGLVVVAAPNNIQSQHEGFNSLTEGDGSDEEARSNAGTPNANAIVNPDLHAKNNNVRTGVEHESTSSTSIPQVTEHQPSIEVKAEQGCRI, via the coding sequence atggcggctacACCAACGACGAATGACCAAGCAATAGCCGTAAACGGGCCAGAGAACCCAGGGGAAGTCAAGATAGAAAAGGTAGAACAACCTAAGACGAGCGACCAGAACTTTAATTGGAAATTATCGACAACGGATGGCGTGTTAGTGCAGTCGAATGCAGTACACAGCACTCTGGGCGATCCCGAAAGCAGCAACGAAGTAAATAGTGTAGTAGTGTCCGATTGTCCTCAAATAGACGCAAGTCTGAACGTGAGTGGATTGCCTGTAAAGACGCAGATTATGCCGGGACCTTACAGTGAGGTTCAGCTACCTAAAAAGGATCCAAAAGTCAAGCGTCCTATGAATTCGTTCATGGTTTGGGCTCAATCGGCACGACGAAAGCTCGCGGAACAATATCCTCATGTTCATAACGCTGAGTTGAGTAAAATGTTAGGTAAACTCTGGAGGATGCTGTCTGCAGCAGAAAAGCAACCATACGTAGACGAAGCCGCAAGGCTAGATAAACGACACAAAGAAGACCACCCGGACTACAAATACCGACCACGAAGACGGCAAAAATCGCTAAAGAGAGCGTACGGTCAACCACCACGGGTTGTCACAAACTGGGCGATTCAGCACGCGCAAGACCACTTTAAAACGCAAGTTAATGGTACTACAGCACCTATAACATCGCCCAATACCCCCACAGTGCTGACTCAACAAGTGAACACGGCGCAGGCATTACCCCAGACTGTAAACACTGCTGCCGGTACTTTGACTTACGCTCCTCTTGGTAGCGTTACAGGGTTTGTGCCCGGTGGGAGCATGATCATACGGCCGACATTCGTTACTACGACCGGTGCGCCTGTTAGCATAGGATCTGGTGCTACGGTGGCTATCCCACAAGGGGTAACTGTACAAGCTATCAGACCACCTAGTATGACGGTTACTGTAGCTTCAAGCCTCGGTACGCCAACCTACGCTATTCCCATTTCACAATACGCAAACGCACCGATACTTGTGGCAACTGGAATGAACAATCTAATTCCCAGCACCCTTGTCGCAAGCACGGAACATAATGCGGAGAAAGCGAACGAAGCGGGACTTGTAGTAGTCGCTGCCCCGAACAATATACAAAGTCAACACGAGGGATTTAATTCTCTGACCGAAGGTGATGGGAGCGACGAAGAAGCGCGGTCGAACGCGGGCACGCCAAATGCGAATGCTATTGTTAACCCAGACCTGCACGCGAAGAACAATAACGTAAGAACTGGTGTCGAACACGAGTCCACCTCGTCTACCAGTATCCCTCAAGTTACCGAACACCAACCAAGTATTGAAGTGAAAGCAGAACAAGGTTGTAGAATATAA